In Puntigrus tetrazona isolate hp1 chromosome 23, ASM1883169v1, whole genome shotgun sequence, the DNA window GAACAGCGTAGGCTGACTTCTTAGGGGTTAAACCCACAAGGCATTTCTTGTCAGAGGACTCTATATAGTGACTTAACAGCAACTAGAAGTCTGATACAAATTCACAACCGAAGCCCCATTCAACTGGGAAAACCACCCCACCATGAGAGCGATAGTCTTACATAGATCTATAGATTcacaattcaaaatatatactatttacTTCCagtgtaatgttatttttttttcttgtgttcaAGTTTGAGAAGTTCCGAGTTACTCGATTCGATTCCAGGGTGAAGTCTCTGCTGAACATTCACAGTTCCTATGCGCCGCACGGTTAATTTTCAAGTTAAACATTGATACTGAATGGAATTATCCGGTCAAAcggctttttttgttgttttgttttccttgaTAAAGTAGAGCTACCGAGGGACGGGAAGTGCACTGCAAGATCACATGACCAAAACCAAACAACTGCCAAATGAGAAAGGAAGcaggaagagttaaataaaaaaaaaaggaaaaaaaaaaaatcaagggtGGTAAAGCAGAGATAAAAAGAGCATGTAGTGCACAACTGCAGCGTTTCTATCGATAAACGAGGTGGGATATGGTGCTGGATTTGAAATTGAGTTGATGATTGGGCACAAAGTTATGATGAGGGTTTTTGCGGGTGCACACGTCGCTGGCGTAGAGGCTCATGCACGTGTCACACGACACCTTGGAGCAGTTAACACAGGTGTGGGAGGCCCCTGGCTTGTTGCAAAAGCCACAGCGGGAGCCGCCCACACTCAGCCGCTCACCCCCACTGCTGCTGCCGACCGAGCCCACCACCGGACTGCTGCCCGAGCCCACGGCTTTGCTGGGAAACAGCTTGGCGCTCATCACAGCTTTGTCCAGCAGCAGCGAGTGGGACTGAGCGTGGGGAAGCGGGTGAGGGTGAGTGTGCGAGTGAGCGTTGGAGTAGACGGACAGCTTCTCCTTGATGGGCATGTAGCCATCCAAAGGGCGGGAAGTTTTAGTGTAATCCTGGAAGCCGCAACAAGGCGCCGGTTCCACGGCGTGGCAGGACCCGCACAGGATCATGTCGCACCTCTGGCAAGAGGAGAGCGAAGCGCAGCCCATGCCACAGCCCTGGCACTTCATCACGTGCCCCTTCAGAACCCAACTGTCCCGGGTCTCTCGAGGCTCCCGGCTCGGCGGCCTAGAGGGCGTTTGGTGGCCCCGTTCGGTGTACAAGTCCACCTCGTCCAGGGAGGACAAGTGGTAGGAGTATGGCTCAGACGGGGGCGACTGAATAGGGAAGAAGTCAGCCACAGGGCTGTAGGAGGGCGGCGCCGCCACGGGGTAAAGCGAAGGGTTCGGTCGGATGATCTCATCCTTCATGTCTTCTTCCGTGTCGACGAACAATGGCTCTTTGCGCAGGCTGAGCGAGGCCTTCAGCACTGGTTTGCTGGCTTGGTGCCAGTGTCCTGCGCTGTCCGTGACATCCACCGACTTGGACGGCCGACCGCTTCGCCTCAGGTGGGCACGGTCCATGTCGACCGGCCGCACCGACAAGCGAGACAAGTCTCCCGTGAGGCTGTCTCGTCGGCGGAGGGTTTCGGCGCACCCTGCCGCATCTTCTCTGGTGCTCCTCCTCACCTCCACGGCCTCAAGCTCCGAGGCGAAGCCCCGAGACATGGAGACCACCTCGCCGAGCAGACGGCACTCGGCCTGAGCGAGGAGCAGTTCGAAAGCCAGCTGCCGGAGGTGGGAGGCTCCTCCTGGATGGTCCCTGACGTGGTACTGCAATTCCTGGTCTCTGGAATAGCCCATGGAACGCAGCAGGGAACGCAGGTCTGCGTCGCATATCACCGACTGCAGCTGGTACACGTACGGTCCCGTGAAGGTCTGCAAGAGGGAATGAAACGTCAACACGCTGTCGACAGCAGAGATAAAATTCACCTTTTAACATTTAAGACATAGCAAGGTTTTAATCGAAGGCTCAATAATTCTATCCAGAATGCAGTGCGGTCTCACTGAAACGCAAGCCTGGGCGATATGAAaccaaatcattttattcacttttttattgcCCTCATAGTTCATTAAAAGTTTGTACTGCAAATATACTCAACTAGTAAAaggtgtgaatgttttttttttccaaatgaaatattgcatttttttttatctttttgattttaaaataaatgaaggaaaCTAACTATTTGTGGTTATTTGTTAAATACTAAGAACAATAAAAGTCAGAGGTTGCTTGCTTGAAATAATGACGTCTTATAAAAAATTTCATATTCGATATTGTcacatgaaaattaaaaaatgacttgTATCTcttgtaaattaatattactttaaataatgcattgtgaAACAGTAACTTCTCTCTcatgtaaacaaatgttttatacaatgaatataaatataactgctGATTAAGAGTAAGAGCGTGACACCATGGCACTGTTCTTGTCATGTCATGCTATATGTGCAAGTACAAACAGCTTGCAAAGATCAGCActggtttttatttgattagattATGTTGCCCTCAAATACATCACTTGCCATGTCAACCTGCTACTGTGAACAAATCCTCTTCTGATAGGATCTGACTGCGTGTAAAAGTTATTTTGCCAGACACTCCAAAAGACGCTAGCACAACGTTCTTTTGTGGCCATATAGAGCCAATTGCACATGCAGGAagaatcaaattattaatgcaattaaaagaaGGATAGAACCAACATGGGAAAATTGTTGACTCACCTTTATGCACCGAAACTCTTTCTTCCAAGGAAAGAGGAGCAAGTTGGAACAGATGGTTTCCAAGGTCGCAAAGGCAGTCTCCAATGTCCGCAAGTTTGCGCTTCTCTGAGTCCTCAGGGAGTTCTCAGCAATTTCATAGAACCGAACCATGCGAAAGCGCTGCCCTGGATCGGGCTGGTATGAGCCAAGCAGTGCCGTTGCAGTAGAAATCAGTGCCTCCTCCGTCTTAGCTCCTTGCTTATCTCCTCCTTCACCGGCTCCCTCCTCGAGCCGATTCTCCAAAGACGCCACATACCTGCGAAATAGATCTTCTCGCAACTTGGCATCCATTGGTGGCAGGGGGGCTGCGTAGCTTGCAACCACTTATCCTACAATCCAGGAGTTTCTTTAAACGGGACCGCTTGCCATCTCAAGTCCTCTCTCCCACTAGACACCGGAAGACCTGGGACAACGGTGCAGTGTGTTGGGGAAAATCAGCAAGCTGGGATCATCCTCCAAAGGAATGATATGGAATAATGAAAGTGAAGATGTGCTTGGTTTAATTCGGGCGTACGCCTTGCCCAGGGCTCTTTCATGCTGTAATGGGCATCTCTGAGTCCCTCATTAGCCAAAACACCTCAACGTGACGCGGGAAGGTAGCTGATTTGAGTGCTGGATGGAGAGTCCTCACTGCCAGGCTTTCCCCTGCATTAGGTTGAAGGTCAGGGTTTTGCGGAGAGGAGAGCACATTAAAAACACCATGTCCAACGCTGCCAGCTGCTGCAACGACAGAAGAACAAAATCTGTTTGAAAAAGAGCACTCAGGCCGCAGTCTAATACATTAGCCTTGCCTCAGTCTCTGTGCCTGCAATCATATAGCTACTTCATAATGCAGGCACGCTTCACAGAAAGACCAAAGCAGACCATTAGAATGAAAAAACAGTCTATTTATGACGTAGTCTAAAAAAGtctgatttacattttgttagtGCGACCGGGatttgttttggctttgttttcgTACTCGCTGAAGAGAACGATCGAAAAGTAGTTTGACAAACACCACATAATGGACCTACCACGCTGTGCGAGAAGGTGGATCTCCAGTCAAAACAAATACGCACACATATTAAGTGCGTTCTGCTTAAAACGGCGCGGCTCAGACCAATCAGTATTGCAGTATTTAACAGCACGGTTTTATGGAAATGTGTGGAATTCTGTGGAACCTGCGAGAAATAAACATTCTGTGGGTAGATGACATAATGACACTTTGGAACTTTTTCTACAACCATTTAAATACAACCGTGAATTCCAACAAAAAAATAGGGGCTTATGCGTTCACGAACTCCGGGTAGACATACTTGGTTGAAATCACAGTTTAATGAACAAATTGTTAAGGAAGAGAGGAACAATTCGTGAATTGTCATTTCTGTGAATGACAGGAATTCTTCACAAAACTCAGCAGGCACAGATTTCCTACTGGACCTACCGATAATGTGTAGGGAATATGGGAGTAAAGGGTATCTATTTCTAGCAGTGAATGCGGACTGTTTGCGATGAGGCCCCTTGAAGCACTTCATTCTTCCAGATGTTTGCCAAATAAACTCTTGCACACTATTTCCAGTGTTTTCCTTAGATGGTGTAACTGAGGCTGTCATTTCAAGCTGCTGTGCTCACGCTGACACTAAACATCAGTCATTCACGTGTACATTATCAGAGAGGCCTGTCAATACATAATCATTATTCTCATCATTACCACCACTCTTTAAGGTAGCATCGTATCATAATCATAACACCGCGATGAACATGGTGAAAAGCTCAAATACCCACCCAAACAAGTCAGCGTTCGCAGAGAACGCAGTTAGGTGCTCACGAATAATTATTTTCTATCTGCATTTCATTGCTACAGTGACATAAACAGTGACGTGTGTTAGCCACACAGCTAACCTGACAGTCTCCTTTTCTCACAGCAAACAGATCTGCCAACGGAGCCAGTCATCCTATCTGACCTCTCAAACTGTCGTTATGAAAGGGATAGACGATAACGAAGTTGTTGCTCGTTTCAACCTCATCTGTGACAGATATCAGATGCAGCTAGCACAGCACTGCTAACATTAGCGCAGTTCCAGGGCCCTgtaaatccacacacacacacacacacatcacaattTAACCATACACCGTCCTGCAATTACTTTTTGATTACCTCAATAAAAACAAGGCGTGAATGTAAACATGTCCATTGAGTGTCATGCAGTGCTGGGCAGCAGCATTACCGAGCCGCCCTCTCCCCATCATCCAGCGCCTCTTACCTTCATGTTCCGCTGGAA includes these proteins:
- the spata2 gene encoding spermatogenesis-associated protein 2; translated protein: MDAKLREDLFRRYVASLENRLEEGAGEGGDKQGAKTEEALISTATALLGSYQPDPGQRFRMVRFYEIAENSLRTQRSANLRTLETAFATLETICSNLLLFPWKKEFRCIKTFTGPYVYQLQSVICDADLRSLLRSMGYSRDQELQYHVRDHPGGASHLRQLAFELLLAQAECRLLGEVVSMSRGFASELEAVEVRRSTREDAAGCAETLRRRDSLTGDLSRLSVRPVDMDRAHLRRSGRPSKSVDVTDSAGHWHQASKPVLKASLSLRKEPLFVDTEEDMKDEIIRPNPSLYPVAAPPSYSPVADFFPIQSPPSEPYSYHLSSLDEVDLYTERGHQTPSRPPSREPRETRDSWVLKGHVMKCQGCGMGCASLSSCQRCDMILCGSCHAVEPAPCCGFQDYTKTSRPLDGYMPIKEKLSVYSNAHSHTHPHPLPHAQSHSLLLDKAVMSAKLFPSKAVGSGSSPVVGSVGSSSGGERLSVGGSRCGFCNKPGASHTCVNCSKVSCDTCMSLYASDVCTRKNPHHNFVPNHQLNFKSSTISHLVYR